The proteins below come from a single Eubacterium limosum genomic window:
- a CDS encoding YDG domain-containing protein, with the protein MKGVKMERQMSKRNYFLKTLTILFLSILLLLPTLMLEGKEAKAAAVTETRAVDLSKGNVEDIRDDEVIRVYQTTQSTSNYLVVNAKRATVILDNLNIVQGAGRSPMTIVANSDIKILLKGSNRMVQTKSTSCGLFMEDGARCTIEDYGNGDGSLEVSNSTVDSKNVVLGASVQSHATLTINSGTVKAKTVGMGPAIGATAGNDQPGGSTLDLVINGGTVEAITESWGAAIGTQGDVPENQENTVNVTINGGKVIGDNHSKDTQDSRPGRVRGGATIGTGYGGYSKQNVTLNIPENSTAELDLISAYGGAAIGGSGSWNSGSTNAGLNENDKTHENIVANIEGGNTKISVQGQAPGIGIGAGVALDQKVEVNISGGNIDIMNDTATVNSRGPGIGVGVFSKNTVFDCNISGGNINTVSRDSKDYTVNAPAIGIAAKSKSNTTVKLDDSSGNTFNLNVTGGTINAETRSSDTNIPDIGTIANNTFNVKVDGGSLNAVNQRMNVTAKNSQNQNVYPAAVKLGGITEEKTAVKSASVDGKNYGKDLVAQSGKLYLWTIPDNNKAITANVKDDSRAYSNPAVNLAYNSGFTFTDPDVTLKKTITPEELGSFNIKNVGDNSVTVQVGGVNSDDQPVLLQAYEHSTDTAVGEAQTYDAAKIDYTFSGLTKGRLYDIKAKVNGNETYNTAEKVALVVKPFEYAPALPSAKLKGAYEASAAAEGESFTYALASGSVLPEGLTLNKNGMVSGTPTQSGDFSVNIIATAADEGISANNSRTAAVAIKVEPIKISLSVVDQAGQPLSCGCELTSTAAKGGAAVGDTVLFTLTPCPLHDFVKLNLNGNDVQAVSGSNGKFTYSYVVKAGDSELNMKAFMTESEKRITKIERVSEERELAIYANDEKNESLAQLKAFVNNSITLKATYNDSTEKTGKATDLGLGWATNSTYSPKGGTYEYSVSADDTYVKQTVIVNTVTAELGALNDVVRSVSEEGYSTIASLGLPETIACTYQAGVPVNSEDREVAISWKTEIPENFGKTATEAPVVFEGSAAVPEWATLTSNAVSVNVSISDRVVLVPVITIEDKVYDGTKTANFKDTPALNSEDLTKGTDVQLSGIPKAEFSSSDAGKNIPVKVSGLSLSGTDAGKYVLDLSNVTGNITPASIILTGISMEDKKVTEDGNSQTIEINGALPSGVTVSYSYLKDGESQPTSTAPTKSGTYTVTATFKTDVNHVVEPKTMGAKLVIEEKSAGVVVEEITTGLTEEEAAGMNATVLKNGEAVQVGDTVTAGDKLTYQFVPEAVREAYVPYAFTMNGEIVAVTKLAEGKGYSAEYTVKESDTALKADAKCILLGNFSGDKVINIIDAQQIAQAAAAGGTIEDMKKAAGDVNFDGKINVIDAQKVAQYAADTSVVF; encoded by the coding sequence ATGAAAGGAGTAAAAATGGAAAGACAAATGAGTAAAAGAAATTATTTCTTAAAGACTTTGACGATTCTATTTTTAAGTATCTTACTCTTACTGCCAACGCTGATGTTGGAAGGAAAAGAGGCAAAAGCCGCAGCTGTTACAGAAACAAGAGCGGTTGATTTAAGTAAAGGTAATGTAGAGGACATAAGAGATGACGAGGTGATCCGGGTGTATCAAACAACCCAATCAACTTCAAATTATCTTGTAGTTAACGCCAAAAGAGCAACAGTTATTTTGGATAATTTAAATATTGTTCAGGGTGCAGGACGGAGTCCAATGACAATAGTTGCGAATTCTGATATTAAGATATTGCTCAAAGGAAGTAATAGAATGGTGCAGACAAAAAGCACAAGTTGCGGCCTTTTTATGGAGGATGGTGCTAGATGTACTATTGAAGATTATGGAAATGGTGATGGGAGTCTGGAGGTATCGAATAGTACTGTCGATTCTAAAAATGTTGTTCTTGGGGCTAGTGTGCAAAGCCACGCCACATTAACGATTAATTCAGGAACGGTTAAAGCAAAGACCGTAGGGATGGGTCCAGCAATCGGTGCCACAGCCGGAAACGATCAACCCGGAGGGTCAACTCTCGACTTAGTTATCAATGGAGGAACCGTTGAAGCAATAACAGAAAGTTGGGGTGCCGCAATTGGTACCCAGGGCGATGTGCCGGAGAATCAGGAGAATACTGTTAATGTGACCATTAATGGAGGCAAAGTCATTGGAGATAACCATTCAAAAGACACACAAGACTCTCGACCAGGGAGGGTCAGAGGCGGTGCTACAATCGGCACTGGGTATGGCGGTTACTCTAAGCAAAATGTCACATTGAACATTCCTGAAAATTCAACTGCCGAGCTTGATTTAATAAGCGCCTATGGCGGCGCCGCAATTGGAGGTTCTGGAAGCTGGAATAGTGGAAGCACTAATGCTGGGCTTAATGAGAATGACAAAACTCATGAAAATATTGTCGCAAACATTGAAGGCGGAAACACAAAGATATCTGTACAGGGGCAAGCTCCTGGAATTGGGATCGGCGCCGGGGTAGCTTTAGACCAGAAGGTAGAAGTAAATATTTCAGGCGGGAACATTGACATAATGAATGATACCGCAACTGTAAACTCCCGAGGACCTGGCATTGGTGTAGGTGTATTTTCTAAAAATACAGTATTCGACTGTAATATCTCCGGCGGAAACATAAATACGGTTTCTCGAGATAGCAAGGATTATACTGTTAATGCACCGGCAATTGGGATCGCAGCAAAGAGTAAAAGTAATACAACTGTAAAATTGGATGATTCGTCTGGCAACACCTTTAACTTAAATGTAACGGGTGGCACCATTAACGCTGAAACCAGGTCAAGCGATACAAACATTCCGGATATTGGCACCATTGCAAACAATACTTTTAATGTAAAAGTGGATGGCGGTTCCTTGAATGCTGTGAACCAGAGAATGAACGTGACAGCCAAAAACAGCCAAAACCAGAATGTTTATCCGGCAGCCGTTAAACTTGGCGGTATTACAGAAGAAAAGACAGCGGTAAAAAGTGCGAGTGTCGATGGTAAAAATTACGGCAAAGACCTGGTTGCCCAGTCTGGAAAGCTCTACTTATGGACGATTCCAGACAATAATAAGGCGATCACGGCCAATGTGAAAGATGATTCCAGAGCTTATAGCAATCCAGCGGTAAATTTGGCTTACAACAGTGGTTTTACCTTTACAGACCCAGATGTCACCTTAAAGAAAACCATCACGCCAGAAGAGTTGGGAAGCTTTAATATTAAAAATGTTGGGGACAACAGCGTCACCGTTCAAGTGGGTGGAGTAAACAGCGATGATCAGCCTGTTTTACTGCAGGCCTATGAGCACAGCACCGACACAGCCGTTGGTGAGGCTCAGACCTATGATGCCGCTAAAATCGACTACACCTTTAGCGGGTTGACCAAAGGCAGACTCTATGACATTAAGGCAAAAGTGAATGGAAACGAAACTTACAACACCGCCGAAAAAGTGGCGCTGGTGGTAAAACCTTTTGAATATGCCCCGGCCTTACCAAGCGCAAAATTGAAAGGCGCATATGAGGCAAGTGCGGCGGCTGAAGGTGAAAGCTTTACCTATGCTCTGGCAAGTGGCTCTGTATTACCAGAAGGTTTAACCTTAAACAAAAATGGCATGGTTTCGGGCACACCAACACAATCTGGTGATTTTAGCGTTAATATTATCGCGACCGCAGCTGATGAAGGCATTTCTGCCAACAACAGCCGAACAGCAGCTGTTGCCATTAAAGTAGAGCCGATAAAAATATCTTTATCCGTGGTAGATCAGGCAGGCCAGCCTTTAAGCTGTGGCTGTGAACTAACCAGTACAGCGGCAAAAGGAGGCGCGGCTGTGGGCGATACGGTTTTATTTACATTAACCCCATGCCCGCTGCACGATTTTGTCAAGCTTAACCTGAATGGCAATGATGTACAGGCCGTGTCTGGATCAAATGGAAAATTCACTTACTCTTATGTTGTAAAAGCAGGAGATAGTGAACTGAACATGAAAGCTTTTATGACTGAGAGTGAAAAAAGAATCACAAAGATCGAACGGGTTAGCGAAGAAAGGGAACTTGCCATTTATGCGAATGACGAAAAAAATGAAAGCTTAGCCCAGTTAAAGGCCTTTGTTAACAATAGTATTACGCTCAAGGCGACTTACAATGACAGCACAGAAAAAACAGGAAAAGCAACCGATTTGGGATTAGGATGGGCTACGAACAGCACCTATTCACCTAAAGGCGGCACTTATGAATATAGTGTTTCTGCGGATGACACTTATGTGAAACAAACCGTCATAGTTAACACGGTTACCGCAGAATTGGGAGCTTTAAATGATGTGGTTCGTTCTGTCAGTGAAGAAGGGTATTCCACTATTGCGTCATTGGGGCTGCCGGAAACCATCGCTTGTACTTATCAGGCAGGTGTACCTGTAAACAGTGAGGATCGTGAGGTCGCTATCAGCTGGAAAACAGAGATACCAGAAAACTTTGGTAAGACAGCGACCGAAGCACCGGTTGTGTTTGAAGGTAGTGCTGCTGTACCAGAATGGGCAACACTTACAAGTAATGCTGTTTCTGTTAATGTCAGCATTAGTGACAGGGTAGTGCTGGTGCCGGTAATTACAATAGAGGATAAAGTATATGACGGCACAAAAACAGCCAACTTTAAAGATACCCCAGCTTTAAATTCGGAAGACCTGACTAAAGGGACTGACGTTCAGTTATCTGGTATTCCAAAGGCCGAATTTAGTTCTTCCGATGCTGGCAAAAATATTCCGGTTAAGGTAAGCGGGTTGAGTTTATCTGGAACGGATGCTGGCAAATATGTTTTGGATTTAAGCAACGTGACTGGAAATATCACCCCGGCTTCCATCATCCTTACTGGTATTAGTATGGAAGATAAAAAAGTAACCGAAGACGGTAATAGTCAAACCATTGAAATCAACGGTGCATTGCCGTCTGGTGTGACTGTAAGCTATAGCTACCTAAAAGACGGGGAAAGTCAGCCAACCAGTACAGCGCCAACGAAGTCTGGCACCTACACGGTAACCGCCACCTTTAAAACTGACGTTAACCATGTGGTTGAACCTAAAACCATGGGCGCTAAGCTTGTGATTGAGGAAAAGAGTGCCGGAGTGGTTGTAGAAGAAATAACCACCGGCTTAACCGAGGAAGAGGCAGCCGGCATGAATGCCACTGTTCTGAAAAACGGCGAAGCCGTGCAGGTAGGGGATACCGTAACTGCCGGAGATAAACTGACTTATCAGTTTGTGCCAGAAGCTGTCCGTGAAGCCTATGTTCCTTACGCCTTTACCATGAACGGCGAAATCGTCGCCGTCACAAAACTGGCAGAAGGCAAAGGCTATAGCGCCGAATACACGGTTAAAGAAAGCGACACTGCGCTTAAAGCAGATGCCAAATGTATTCTGTTAGGCAACTTCAGCGGTGATAAGGTCATCAACATTATCGACGCGCAGCAGATTGCTCAGGCAGCCGCAGCTGGCGGAACCATTGAAGACATGAAAAAAGCAGCCGGAGACGTCAACTTTGACGGAAAGATCAATGTTATTGACGCGCAAAAAGTCGCGCAATACGCAGCGGATACAAGCGTTGTTTTTTAG
- a CDS encoding Ig-like domain-containing protein: protein MKAKTLSSRLIAGFLGLSLFASAAIPGIMPQAKAAEGAATFSAVADKTEVHPGGTFTVAVSVTPEPSVGSYEAALDYDHDKLEVADTTKSSYVFNFKPEGGGGSTGVYANWFDATGSTPMTETSELFTVTFKVKDGATGNTGLAMDPRVVGNAAAEDITTNCSGNASSVNITEAPPAPVPVTGVSVSLDASEMFPGQNAQATAAIEPADADNQNVSWSSSDNAVATVDADGKVTAIAAGTASITATTEEGGFTASADVTVKADTVKALAVAAAPTKVDYLQGDAIDLTGGKLTVTYEQAGDVEMDMAQATAIVDMNQVGEAVPVAIEFGGQKLENAFTIKIKEAVVTGLELVKAPTGKTTVGDEMPNLEGGMMKATINDGETVRELPLSDAQITGYDKTKAGEQTLTATYGGKSIEFKITVAKAQAGGGSVDGNNDGQSADGKAPSNVKNPVTGLNFSQDAVNGFGFLTTGLAILAVSGIKVFRMRRKMQ from the coding sequence ATGAAAGCAAAAACACTTTCAAGCAGACTGATCGCGGGATTCCTGGGACTGAGTCTGTTCGCGTCTGCGGCGATTCCAGGAATCATGCCGCAAGCAAAAGCAGCAGAAGGTGCTGCAACATTTTCTGCTGTGGCAGATAAAACAGAGGTACACCCAGGCGGCACCTTTACCGTGGCCGTTTCAGTGACCCCAGAACCGTCAGTCGGTTCCTACGAAGCGGCGCTGGATTATGACCATGATAAACTGGAGGTTGCTGACACAACCAAGTCAAGCTATGTCTTTAACTTTAAGCCTGAAGGCGGTGGCGGTTCTACTGGCGTTTATGCCAACTGGTTTGATGCAACTGGTAGCACACCAATGACTGAAACATCGGAACTGTTTACCGTAACCTTCAAAGTTAAAGATGGCGCAACTGGCAATACGGGCCTCGCTATGGATCCTCGTGTTGTTGGAAACGCCGCCGCCGAAGACATCACCACCAACTGCAGCGGAAACGCCAGCAGTGTGAACATTACCGAAGCACCGCCAGCGCCAGTACCGGTCACCGGCGTATCCGTATCCTTAGACGCTTCCGAAATGTTCCCGGGACAGAATGCCCAGGCCACCGCAGCGATAGAGCCGGCAGACGCCGACAACCAGAACGTGTCATGGTCTTCTTCTGATAATGCTGTGGCAACCGTTGACGCAGACGGTAAAGTGACCGCCATTGCGGCTGGTACTGCCAGCATTACCGCAACCACCGAAGAAGGCGGCTTTACAGCATCTGCAGATGTGACCGTCAAGGCCGACACCGTCAAAGCACTGGCTGTGGCTGCCGCACCGACCAAAGTGGATTACCTTCAGGGCGACGCCATCGATTTAACCGGTGGTAAATTAACCGTTACCTATGAACAGGCAGGCGATGTTGAAATGGATATGGCCCAAGCCACAGCCATTGTGGACATGAACCAGGTGGGTGAAGCCGTACCAGTCGCCATTGAATTTGGCGGACAGAAGCTGGAAAACGCTTTTACCATCAAGATTAAAGAAGCGGTTGTAACCGGTCTGGAACTGGTGAAAGCACCGACAGGAAAAACCACCGTTGGCGATGAAATGCCAAACCTGGAAGGCGGCATGATGAAAGCCACCATCAATGATGGCGAAACTGTCCGTGAGCTGCCATTATCCGACGCCCAAATCACCGGTTATGACAAAACAAAAGCCGGCGAACAGACCTTAACCGCAACCTATGGCGGCAAGTCCATCGAATTTAAGATTACCGTTGCCAAAGCTCAGGCAGGCGGTGGTAGCGTTGATGGCAATAACGATGGCCAGAGCGCGGATGGTAAAGCGCCATCCAATGTTAAGAACCCCGTAACCGGCTTAAATTTCTCTCAGGATGCTGTCAATGGTTTTGGTTTCCTGACCACCGGCTTAGCCATTTTAGCGGTTTCCGGTATCAAGGTTTTCCGCATGAGAAGAAAAATGCAGTAA